The sequence AGCTCAGTCGATCAGTCCGAGGAGTGACATCCGGCGGAGCGTCTCCACTCCTGCAGGAGGACACCGGCCCGCGTCGGCGGTCGTCACCCAGCTGATCGAGCCCACCTCCGCGGAGGGCCGGGGGTCGTCGAGCGTCTCGCCGGAGTAGAGGGTCATGTCGACGAGCCGGCCGTCCGGCTCGCCGTGCGCCTGCTCGGACACGGTGAAGAGCGGGGCGACGGTCGCAGGATCGAGCGCCACCGCTACCTCCTCGAACGACTCCCGGATCGCGGCCTCCGCCCCGGTCTCGCCGGGCTCGACCTTTCCTCCCGGCAGGTACAGCACGTCGCGTCCGCGCGCCGTCACCATGAGCAGGCGTCGGTCGCGGACGAGTGCGAGTGCACTGACGACGATCGTCTCCACGGATTCCTCTCCGGCCCGGCTCCGGAGCACGGCCGACACGTCTGAACGCTTGACAGTCGCACCGACTTGTGAAATATTCAATCTAACATGCAGAGCAGCCCGCTCCAGCCCTCACTCTCAGGACGAATCCCATGATCGCAGGATCCAGCACTCACCACCGCCCGACCCTCCTCGTCGACCCGATCGACCACCTCCTCGTCGACCTCGCCACCGGCCGCCACCTCACCGGTGACACCGTCCACGCCGACGAGCTCGCGGGGGAGCACGACCTCGACAGCACGCAGGCCGACGACGTCCTCCAGGCCGCCTGGTGCCTCGGCCTCGTCTCGAGGCCCTCCGCGCGGTCGGCCGTGATCACGTGGACCCCGGAGGTCTCGCAGGTCCAGCTCCACCGCCTCGCCCGGGCGATGGTCGCCGCGGTCGGCACGGTCACGA is a genomic window of Frondihabitans peucedani containing:
- a CDS encoding NUDIX domain-containing protein, producing METIVVSALALVRDRRLLMVTARGRDVLYLPGGKVEPGETGAEAAIRESFEEVAVALDPATVAPLFTVSEQAHGEPDGRLVDMTLYSGETLDDPRPSAEVGSISWVTTADAGRCPPAGVETLRRMSLLGLID